One segment of Leptodactylus fuscus isolate aLepFus1 chromosome 7, aLepFus1.hap2, whole genome shotgun sequence DNA contains the following:
- the SRP14 gene encoding signal recognition particle 14 kDa protein encodes MVLLESEQFLTELTRLFQKCRPIGSVFITLKKYDGRTKPIPRKGHSESFEPADNKCLLRATDGKRKISTVVSSKEVNKFQMAYSNLLRANMDGLKKKDKKSKTKKSTATQ; translated from the exons ATGGTTCTGCTAGAAAGTGAACAG tttTTAACTGAGCTCACGCGTCTGTTCCAGAAATGCCGACCAATTGGAAGTGTCTTTATCACGCTAAAGAAAT ATGATGGGCGGACAAAGCCGATTCCTAGAAAAGGCCATTCAGAAAGCTTTGAACCAGCCGACAATAAATGTCTATTGAGGGCCACAGATGGAAAGCGAAAGATCAGCACTGTG GTCAGTTCCAAAGAGGTGAACAAGTTTCAGATG GCTTATTCCAACCTACTCCGTGCAAATATGGACGGACTGAAAAAGAAGGATAAGAAAAGTAAAACAAAGAAAAGTACTGCCACCCAGTGA
- the CHP1 gene encoding calcineurin B homologous protein 1, with product MGSRASTLLRDEEIEEIKKETGFSHSQITRLYSRFTSLDKGENGTLSREDFQRIPELAINPLGDRIINAFFTEGEDQVNFRGFMRTLAHFRPIEDNEKSKDLSSAEPLNSRSNKLLFAFRLYDLDKDDRISRDELLQVLRMMVGVNISDEQLGSIADRTIQEADQDGDCAISFSEFVKVLEKVDVEQKMSIRFLH from the exons ATGGGGTCTCGGGCGTCCACACTGCTGAGGGACGAGGAGATAGAAGAGATAAAGAAGGAGACCGGAT TTTCTCACAGCCAAATAACCCGTCTATACAGCCGCTTTACCAGCCTGGACAAGGGCGAGAATGGCACATTAAG CCGGGAAGACTTCCAGAGAATTCCAGAACTAGCCATTAACCCTTTGGGAGATCGAATTATCAATGCATTCTTCACTGAGGG GGAGGACCAAGTAAACTTCCGAGGCTTTATGAGGACACTAGCTCACTTCAGACCGATTGAAGACAATGAAAAATCTAAAGATCTTTCCAGCGCCGAGCCTCTGAACAGTAGAAGCAACAAACTATTGT TTGCATTTAGACTCTACGACCTGGATAAAGATGACCGAATCTCTCGGGATGAACTTTTGCAG GTCTTGCGTATGATGGTGGGAGTGAACATATCAGATGAGCAACTAGGAAGCATTGCTGACCGCACAATCCAGGAGGCGGACCAAGATGGAGACTGTGCCATTTCCTTCTCTGAATTTGTTAAG GTTCTGGAGAAGGTGGACGTTGAGCAGAAAATGAGCATCCGATTCCTACATTAA